Proteins co-encoded in one Arachis hypogaea cultivar Tifrunner chromosome 13, arahy.Tifrunner.gnm2.J5K5, whole genome shotgun sequence genomic window:
- the LOC140178050 gene encoding potassium transporter 5-like, translating into MISGAFSIISQALSLGCFPRVKVVHTSTKHEGQVYIPEINYMFMIGSIIMCVAFKTTEKISQAYGIAVIGDMLITTWLVSLIMVVIWKKSIWQATIFLLVFGCIEAIYFSSQITKFMEGGYIPIVSSLFLTMIMGIWHYVHKERYMFELRNKVRSEYIGELAMDRDIRRVPGVGLLYSELVQGIPPIFPHLIACMSSIHSVIVFVSIKVIPISRVSLEERFLFCHLEPREYRMFRCVVRCGYKDKLEDALVFESQLIQNLKAFIHLDEPEVNFIDMAMQRGVMYMLGEAEVVALPNSSFLNKIVVNYAYTFLRKNFRQGNQLMAIPRKRLLKIGMTYEI; encoded by the coding sequence ATGATTTCAGGAGCATTTTCCATCATATCGCAGGCCCTGAGTCTAGGTTGTTTCCCACGAGTTAAGGTTGTGCATACTTCCACTAAGCACGAGGGTCAGGTGTATATTCCTGAGATCAACTACATGTTCATGATTGGAAGCATTATTATGTGTGTTGCCTTCAAAACCACAGAAAAGATAAGTCAAGCATACGGGATTGCAGTTATTGGGGATATGCTTATCACAACGTGGCTGGTTTCATTAATAATGGTAGTTATATGGAAGAAGAGCATATGGCAAGCTACTATCTTCTTATTGGTATTCGGCTGCATAGAGGCTATTTATTTCTCATCTCAGATAACAAAGTTCATGGAGGGAGGCTATATTCCAATTGTGTCTTCTTTGTTTTTGACGATGATCATGGGAATCTGGCATTACGTGCATAAAGAGAGGTACATGTTCGAGCTTAGAAATAAAGTTCGCAGTGAATACATAGGAGAATTGGCCATGGATAGGGACATAAGAAGAGTTCCCGGGGTAGGGCTGCTCTATTCTGAGCTTGTGCAGGGGATTCCTCCGATATTCCCCCATCTCATAGCCTGTATGTCATCCATCCATTCAGTCATTGTCTTTGTTTCCATCAAGGTCATCCCTATCAGCCGAGTTTCTTTAGAGGAGAGGTTTCTATTTTGCCATTTGGAGCCCAGAGAATACCGAATGTTCCGTTGCGTGGTTAGATGCGGTTATAAAGATAAACTCGAGGATGCTCTTGTATTTGAATCACAGTTAATACAAAATCTCAAAGCCTTCATTCACCTAGATGAACCTGAGGTCAACTTTATCGACATGGCAATGCAAAGAGGTGTGATGTATATGCTTGGCGAAGCAGAGGTGGTGGCTCTACCAAATTCATCGTTCCTCAATAAGATAGTTGTCAACTATGCTTATACTTTCTTAAGAAAGAACTTCCGCCAAGGAAACCAATTGATGGCCATCCCGCGTAAGAGACTTCTCAAGATTGGAATGACATATGAAATATAA